The following coding sequences are from one Stigmatopora nigra isolate UIUO_SnigA chromosome 10, RoL_Snig_1.1, whole genome shotgun sequence window:
- the ece1 gene encoding endothelin-converting enzyme 1 gives MDALRDSFVTLTFQMSSYKRATLDEEDLVDSGGDDVYQSSPMQVTLRSGRSFSCWAEKTVNERKLLFLVCLLSAALFVSLITSAVFYRQTHPGVCLTEPCITVASAVLSALDRSVDPCQDFYNYACGGWIKSNPLPEGKSRWGPFSTLWEHNMLVMKHLLENTTMTGLSKAEEKAQRYYQACMNEEKIEDLGAKPLQELITQIGGWALTGPWDKDNFQEVLRAVSANYRASPFFAVFVSTDSKNSSSNVIQVDQSSLGLPSRDYYLNKTANEKYLTAYQNFLVELGVLLGGSYETSRQLMGEIVDFETALANITVPLEERRDEELIYHKMEAKDLKSLAPAVDWMPYLNEVFAPVTINESEPVVVYAKEYLPKVSDLIANTNKSLLNNYMVMKVVRKMVFILDQRFQDAEQRFLEIMYGTKKSCTPRWKLCVSDTDSGLGFALGAMFVKATFAEDSKTIAEDMVGDIKTAFEEGLKYVSWMDADTKKAAKEKADAIYNMVGYPEFIMNATKLDKVFIDFEVVSDLYFQNVMQYFNFSARVMADQLNKIPNRNQWSMTPPTVNAYYNPTKNEMVLPAGIFQMPFYSRFWPKALNFGGIGVVMGHELTHAFDDQGREYDREGNLRSWWKNSSVEAFKKQTQCMVEQYGNYSINQEPLNGRHTLGENIADNGGLKSAYEAYVNWIAKNGEEETLPALGMTNHQLFFVGFAQVWCAVRTPESSHEGVITDPHSPSRFRVIGTVSNSHEFSKHFGCQADTPMNPKHKCELW, from the exons ATGGATGCACTAAGGGACTCTTTTGTCACTCTGACTTTTCAGATGTCATCGTACAAAAGAGCCACGCTGGATGAGGAAGATCTGGTGGACTCTGGCGGGGATGACGTCTACCAGTCTTCACCTATGCAG GTGACTCTCCGGAGTGGCCGGAGTTTCTCTTGCTGGGCCGAAAAAACTGTAAACGAGAGGAAGCTTCTGTTCCTGGTGTGTTTGCTGTCTGCGGCCCTTTTCGTATCGCTCATCACAAGTGCCGTCTTCTACCGCCAAA CACACCCGGGTGTTTGCCTGACGGAGCCATGCATCACGGTGGCCAGCGCCGTTTTGTCGGCCTTGGACCGCTCAGTCGACCCTTGTCAAGATTTCTACAACTACGCTTGCGGCGGGTGGATAAAGAGCAACCCCCTGCCTGAAGGCAAATCCCGCTGGGGTCCTTTTAGCACTCTGTGGGAGCATAACATGCTGGTGATGAAGCATTTGTTAG AGAACACAACAATGACAGGTCTGAGTAAAGCTGAGGAAAAGGCCCAGCGGTACTATCAGGCCTGCATGAATGAGGAAAAGATTGAGGACTTGGGTGCAAAACCATTGCAGGAACTCATCACACAG attggaGGTTGGGCCTTGACCGGACCTTGGGACAAAGATAATTTCCAAGAAGTCCTCCGCGCCGTGTCGGCTAACTACCGAGCTTCCCCATTCTTCGCAGTGTTTGTCAGTACCGATTCCAAGAACTCTTCTAGTAACGTCATCCAG GTGGATCAATCCAGCCTGGGACTCCCTTCTCGGGATTACTACCTCAACAAAACTGCTAATGAAAAG TATCTCACGGCATACCAGAACTTCCTGGTAGAGTTAGGAGTCCTGCTGGGTGGCTCCTACGAGACGTCTCGGCAGCTCATGGGGGAAATTGTGGACTTTGAAACGGCCCTGGCCAACATCACGGTACCCCTCGAGGAGAGACGTGATGAGGAACTCATCTACCACAAGATGGAAGCCAAAGATCTAAAG AGTCTGGCTCCTGCAGTAGACTGGATGCCCTACCTCAATGAGGTGTTTGCTCCAGTGACGATCAATGAGTCCGAGCCGGTAGTGGTCTACGCCAAAGAGTATCTTCCAAAAGTGTCGGACCTTATAGCCAACACCAATAAAAG CCTACTTAACAACTACATGGTCATGAAAGTAGTAAGGAAGATGGTGTTCATTTTGGATCAGCGGTTTCAAGATGCCGAACAGCGTTTTTTAGAGATAATGTATGGAACTAAAAAG AGCTGTACTCCTCGCTGGAAATTGTGCGTCAGCGACACCGACAGCGGCCTGGGCTTCGCTTTGGGCGCCATGTTCGTCAAGGCCACCTTCGCCGAGGACAGCAAGACCATC GCTGAAGACATGGTCGGCGACATCAAAACGGCGTTTGAGGAAGGGCTCAAGTACGTCAGCTGGATGGACGCCGACACCAAAAAGGCCGCCAAAGAGAAG gctGATGCAATATACAACATGGTAGGCTATCCGGAGTTCATCATGAATGCCACCAAATTGGACAAAGTGTTCATTGAC TTTGAGGTGGTTTCAGATCTCTACTTCCAAAACGTCATGCAGTACTTCAACTTCTCCGCTAGGGTCATGGCTGACCAGTTGAATAAAATTCCAAACCGGAACCA ATGGAGTATGACCCCACCAACTGTAAATGCGTATTACAACCCTACCAAAAACGAGATGGTTTTACCAGCGGGAATTTTCCAAATGCCTTTTTACAGCCGCTTCTGGCCCAA AGCCCTCAACTTTGGTGGAATTGGGGTTGTCATGGGACATGAACTGACCCACGCTTTTGATGACCAAG GAAGGGAATACGACAGAGAAGGCAATCTGCGCTCTTGGTGGAAGAACTCATCCGTGGAGGCCTTCAAGAAGCAGACGCAGTGCATGGTGGAGCAGTACGGTAACTACAGCATCAACCAGGAGCCCCTGAATGGCCGCCACACGCTTGGAGAGAACATCGCTGACAACGGTGGACTGAAGTCTGCTTATGAG GCTTACGTGAACTGGATTGCCAAAAATGGTGAAGAAGAGACGCTCCCAGCCCTGGGAATGACCAACCACCAGCTGTTTTTTGTGGGATTTGCACAG GTATGGTGTGCCGTGAGGACACCAGAAAGCTCTCACGAGGGCGTCATCACCGACCCGCACAGCCCGTCCAGATTCCGAGTGATCGGAACCGTCTCGAATTCTCACGAGTTCTCCAAGCACTTTGGCTGCCAAGCAGACACGCCCATGAACCCCAAACACAAGTGCGAACTTTGGTAA